From Methanosarcina lacustris Z-7289, one genomic window encodes:
- a CDS encoding sulfide-dependent adenosine diphosphate thiazole synthase translates to MELDEVIITRAIFEEYSKTFLDYTDIDVALIGGGPANLVAAKYLAEAGAKVAIYEQKLSLGGGMWAGGMMFPRIVVQEEACHVLDDFGIRYKEYQPGYYVANSVESVGKLIAGATSAGAEVFNLVSFEDVMIRENDRVTGIVINWGPVTTQHLHVDPLMIRTKLVIDGTGHEAVVCNTILRKIPNAKIGELGMLGEKPMWSEVGERRVVDATQEIYPGLIVAGMAANAATRAPRMGPVFGGMLLSGEKAAKLALDRLKNI, encoded by the coding sequence ATGGAACTCGACGAAGTCATAATCACACGGGCAATTTTTGAAGAGTATTCTAAAACTTTCCTTGACTACACGGACATCGATGTAGCACTTATAGGAGGGGGACCTGCAAACCTGGTGGCTGCAAAGTACCTGGCTGAAGCCGGGGCAAAGGTTGCCATTTATGAGCAGAAGCTGTCACTCGGAGGCGGTATGTGGGCTGGCGGCATGATGTTCCCGCGCATAGTTGTGCAGGAAGAAGCCTGCCACGTCCTGGACGACTTTGGAATCAGGTATAAGGAGTACCAGCCCGGGTATTATGTGGCAAATTCCGTGGAGTCAGTCGGAAAGCTGATTGCAGGAGCAACTTCGGCAGGGGCTGAGGTCTTTAACCTTGTAAGCTTTGAGGATGTAATGATCCGGGAGAACGACAGGGTTACTGGAATTGTCATCAACTGGGGACCTGTAACAACACAGCACCTGCACGTGGACCCTCTCATGATCCGCACAAAACTCGTGATCGATGGGACAGGGCATGAAGCTGTTGTCTGCAACACGATTCTCCGGAAGATCCCGAACGCAAAGATCGGAGAACTCGGGATGCTTGGAGAAAAGCCAATGTGGTCTGAGGTCGGCGAACGCCGGGTTGTGGACGCAACGCAGGAGATCTATCCCGGGCTGATTGTTGCAGGCATGGCTGCAAATGCCGCAACCCGTGCCCCGAGAATGGGCCCTGTCTTCGGAGGTATGCTCCTTTCCGGAGAAAAGGCTGCAAAACTTGCCCTTGACAGGCTCAAAAATATCTGA
- a CDS encoding radical SAM protein translates to MKALIIDGYVDEPACLGVPPYISPYARYIAGALRERGLSEKEIHYMTIDTLRENPPGAGELIGKADLLVIIAGMTVPGKYLRASPITPGEIETIFRAASGVKVIGGPIRLGFSSQGGRAAKGTETGISLGEAVLAKMDLEAFIYDLFEGGAGGSESNGSFPAKLKAPESVDHRFRTTAEIGRWGPKGAFLIRQHPDYPYCMCELETYRGCGRHFHCSFCTEPFYGASDYRPVEDVVSEVSALYAHGARYFRIGRQPDLFTYHGTDAGGPVPKPSPEVLERLFRGIRNSAPELSVLHMDNANPITLATYPEESEQILKTIIKYHTPGDVAAFGMETADPKVVAANSLKATSEEVFEAIKLVNRFGAVRGVNGLPEILPGINFVHGLMGETKKTFQLNYDFLQQVLDSGLLLRRINIRQVMAFPGTPIYGRDEAARKHKKLFLDYKEKVRKNIDLPMLRRVVPNGTVLRDVMCEVHDRGITFGRQLGSYPLLVGVPALLPLQKFTDITVTGHGMRSITGIPYPLHINTASPALIREIPGIGRKAADSIAAGIPYTDREDFLRKVSEGEKIISFIEI, encoded by the coding sequence ATGAAAGCGCTCATCATAGACGGCTACGTGGACGAGCCCGCCTGCCTCGGAGTCCCTCCTTATATATCTCCTTACGCCCGGTACATAGCAGGAGCTCTAAGAGAGCGGGGGCTTTCCGAAAAAGAGATTCACTACATGACCATCGACACCCTGAGGGAAAATCCACCCGGGGCTGGCGAGCTTATAGGAAAGGCAGACCTTCTGGTCATTATTGCAGGCATGACCGTGCCTGGAAAATACCTTCGGGCATCCCCCATAACGCCTGGAGAGATCGAAACTATTTTTAGGGCTGCGAGCGGGGTAAAGGTCATAGGTGGCCCTATCAGGCTAGGTTTCAGCAGCCAGGGTGGGAGAGCTGCAAAGGGAACGGAAACCGGGATAAGCCTGGGAGAAGCCGTGCTTGCAAAAATGGACCTTGAGGCTTTTATTTACGACCTTTTTGAAGGAGGGGCTGGCGGGAGCGAAAGCAACGGAAGCTTTCCTGCAAAACTGAAAGCCCCGGAATCCGTTGACCACCGTTTCAGGACAACAGCTGAGATAGGGCGCTGGGGGCCGAAAGGGGCTTTTTTGATCCGGCAGCACCCCGACTATCCTTACTGCATGTGCGAGCTTGAAACCTACAGGGGCTGCGGCAGGCATTTCCACTGCTCTTTCTGCACCGAGCCATTTTATGGGGCTTCGGACTACAGGCCTGTAGAAGATGTCGTCTCCGAAGTCTCTGCACTTTATGCCCATGGAGCCCGCTATTTCAGAATCGGAAGGCAGCCTGACCTTTTTACTTACCACGGGACCGATGCCGGAGGGCCTGTCCCAAAACCCTCGCCCGAGGTCCTTGAAAGGCTTTTCCGTGGAATCCGGAATTCCGCACCTGAACTTTCCGTGCTCCACATGGACAACGCAAACCCGATAACTCTTGCAACATACCCCGAAGAGTCAGAGCAGATTCTGAAGACGATTATTAAATATCACACCCCCGGAGATGTGGCAGCCTTTGGGATGGAGACTGCTGACCCGAAAGTAGTTGCAGCAAACTCCCTCAAGGCTACTTCCGAAGAAGTTTTTGAGGCGATCAAACTGGTAAACAGGTTTGGAGCCGTGCGAGGGGTAAATGGGCTTCCGGAAATCCTTCCAGGCATTAATTTTGTCCACGGGTTGATGGGGGAAACAAAAAAGACTTTCCAGCTGAACTACGATTTCCTGCAGCAGGTGCTTGATTCGGGGCTGCTTCTCCGAAGGATTAATATCCGGCAGGTCATGGCATTTCCCGGAACTCCAATATACGGCAGGGACGAAGCAGCCAGGAAGCACAAGAAACTCTTTCTGGACTATAAAGAAAAGGTCCGGAAGAACATCGACCTTCCAATGCTCAGGCGGGTCGTGCCGAATGGAACTGTACTGAGGGATGTAATGTGCGAGGTGCATGACAGAGGGATCACTTTCGGAAGGCAGCTTGGCTCTTACCCCCTGCTTGTGGGAGTCCCTGCTCTCCTTCCCCTGCAAAAATTCACGGACATTACTGTCACAGGGCATGGAATGCGTTCGATTACCGGGATTCCCTATCCCCTGCATATAAACACTGCATCTCCTGCCCTTATCCGGGAAATCCCGGGGATCGGTAGAAAAGCGGCTGATTCTATAGCTGCTGGAATTCCTTATACTGACAGAGAGGATTTTCTCAGGAAGGTTAGTGAGGGAGAAAAGATTATCAGCTTTATCGAAATTTGA
- a CDS encoding P-type ATPase, whose amino-acid sequence MQIKAVALRDGSEKEVSVEEIVPGDIIIFNAGDIIPADYLIIEMQPCYSAGKFPVS is encoded by the coding sequence GTGCAGATAAAAGCGGTAGCTCTCAGAGATGGTAGCGAAAAAGAAGTCTCCGTAGAAGAGATCGTGCCCGGGGATATAATAATCTTCAATGCAGGAGACATAATTCCTGCAGATTACCTTATTATTGAAATGCAACCTTGCTACTCTGCAGGAAAATTTCCTGTTTCCTAA
- a CDS encoding helix-turn-helix domain-containing protein: MLRGNRYRIYPNKEQKALMEKHFGSCRFVYNKLLEIKSLMYKKIQNKSLGV, from the coding sequence ATGCTTCGAGGTAACAGATACCGAATTTACCCTAATAAGGAGCAAAAAGCTCTTATGGAAAAACACTTTGGTAGCTGTCGTTTTGTCTATAATAAACTCCTTGAAATCAAATCGTTAATGTATAAAAAAATTCAGAATAAGTCTCTCGGAGTTTGA
- a CDS encoding RNA-guided endonuclease TnpB family protein, whose translation MPKFGWIKVKMHREISKGSLKTITISRTPTGKYYISFLTNDGEKLPEKQEFSHATLIGIDVGVTTFATLSTGEKIDNPKFLKNSLERLKCLQRRVSKKVKGSKNRRKAVYKLTKIHEKISNQRHDFQHKVSNRLINENQAIAVETLNIKGLKKNHKLAQVISDSAWYSFVLKLTYKAEWVGKTILKIGMFEPSSKICNVCGYKLKELSLDIREWQCPDCKNTHDRDINAAINIKKIAVGTTV comes from the coding sequence TTGCCTAAGTTTGGTTGGATTAAGGTTAAGATGCATAGGGAAATTAGCAAAGGAAGTTTGAAAACTATAACTATATCAAGAACACCAACAGGAAAATACTACATAAGTTTTCTAACAAATGATGGAGAAAAACTTCCCGAAAAACAAGAATTTTCTCATGCTACCTTGATTGGAATAGATGTAGGAGTTACGACTTTCGCTACTCTTTCTACCGGAGAAAAAATTGATAACCCAAAATTCCTGAAAAACTCTCTTGAAAGATTGAAATGTTTGCAAAGAAGAGTTTCTAAGAAAGTTAAAGGTTCGAAAAACCGGAGAAAGGCAGTCTATAAACTTACGAAAATCCACGAAAAAATAAGTAATCAAAGGCATGATTTCCAGCATAAAGTTTCAAATCGGTTAATCAACGAAAACCAAGCAATAGCCGTTGAAACTCTCAATATTAAAGGATTAAAGAAAAACCACAAATTAGCTCAGGTTATCAGTGATTCAGCATGGTATTCTTTCGTACTGAAATTAACGTACAAAGCTGAATGGGTAGGAAAAACTATACTGAAAATAGGCATGTTTGAACCTTCCTCTAAAATCTGTAATGTTTGTGGTTATAAACTTAAAGAATTAAGTTTAGATATTAGAGAGTGGCAATGTCCTGATTGCAAAAATACGCATGATAGAGACATTAACGCCGCTATCAATATTAAGAAAATTGCTGTAGGGACTACAGTTTGA
- the fae gene encoding formaldehyde-activating enzyme, producing MLNLAKTVLKSMIGEALIGSGPEIAHIDLIIGPRGGPVEAAFMNSLAMPRQGHTPLLAVLEPNLQPKPVTLLVNKVTIKNVAQAALMFGPAQAAVAKAVMDSVAAGVLPEEQADDIFIIVSVFIEWDAKDKDKLYEYNYEATKLAIARAMESSPAVKEALAKKDSAKHPFA from the coding sequence GTGTTGAACTTGGCAAAAACTGTTTTAAAAAGCATGATAGGAGAGGCCCTCATTGGCTCAGGTCCGGAAATTGCACACATAGACCTTATAATCGGGCCAAGAGGAGGACCTGTAGAGGCAGCGTTTATGAATTCCCTTGCGATGCCCAGGCAGGGCCATACCCCGCTCCTTGCTGTCCTTGAACCGAATCTCCAGCCAAAACCTGTAACCCTGCTTGTAAACAAGGTAACGATAAAGAATGTAGCACAGGCTGCCCTGATGTTCGGGCCGGCTCAAGCTGCTGTTGCAAAAGCTGTTATGGACTCGGTAGCTGCCGGAGTGCTCCCTGAAGAGCAGGCAGATGATATTTTTATCATTGTTTCTGTCTTTATCGAATGGGATGCAAAAGACAAAGATAAACTCTATGAATATAACTATGAAGCTACAAAACTTGCAATAGCCAGGGCGATGGAGAGCAGTCCGGCAGTTAAGGAGGCGCTTGCCAAAAAGGACTCAGCAAAGCATCCGTTTGCATAA
- a CDS encoding MarR family winged helix-turn-helix transcriptional regulator — MKDPGEICGPIAHIYRSHLAYMAKELEAYRIGSGQFDFLMVLYHKDGISQESLAKILKVSKATSTRALQSLENEGYVYRQRDENDHRAYKVYLTEKGKEIRDVVLEKLISFVDTLLSDFTPEEKEIFRQLVQKAAFKLFEPGFKHPGCDRTDDLN; from the coding sequence ATGAAAGACCCAGGAGAAATATGCGGCCCTATCGCCCACATATACCGGAGCCACCTGGCATACATGGCAAAGGAACTCGAAGCTTACAGGATAGGAAGCGGGCAATTTGATTTTTTAATGGTTTTGTACCATAAGGACGGCATCTCTCAGGAAAGCCTTGCAAAGATTCTGAAAGTAAGCAAAGCAACAAGTACCAGAGCGCTTCAGAGTCTGGAAAACGAGGGGTATGTGTACAGACAGAGGGACGAAAATGATCACCGGGCTTACAAAGTTTACCTGACTGAAAAAGGAAAGGAAATAAGAGATGTTGTCCTTGAAAAACTGATTTCATTTGTCGATACTCTCCTATCGGATTTCACACCTGAAGAAAAAGAAATTTTCAGGCAACTGGTCCAGAAGGCTGCATTTAAACTCTTTGAGCCCGGGTTCAAACATCCAGGCTGTGACAGGACGGATGACCTGAATTAA
- the iscB gene encoding RNA-guided endonuclease IscB, with protein MLVFVINQNKKPLMPCKPSKARKLLQAGKAKVVRNTPFTIKLLFGSSGYTQPVIAGMDTGSKVVGCAAIANGKVLYQFEIYLRENVSKKMEQRKMYRRTRRGRKTRYRPARFDNRGNSRREGRLAPSIKSKLESHFREKRFVESLLPVTGWKVELASFDIHKITNPEVSGVGYQEGNLKGFYNVKAYVLDRDGYTCQHCMGKSKDFRLHCHHIVFRSQKGTDTPENLITLCETCHKALHNGEFKLSGKKSKTKHATEIGILKSQIRKSGWNFAETFGYETKYRREQVLKLLKTHYFDAVAICCRDDQKVEVEDSVLVKRNVPAGDYQQRRGKRSEKKIPTGKLFGLRKFDLVKTEKGIGFIRGKRSSGYFSISDIFGNKISDSVNVKKKCRRLSARSTTLVQMVQMTHSSPTCHFRQAGNVEEGVSC; from the coding sequence ATGTTAGTTTTCGTAATCAATCAAAACAAAAAACCACTAATGCCCTGTAAACCTTCAAAAGCCAGAAAGCTACTGCAAGCAGGCAAGGCAAAAGTGGTCCGAAATACTCCATTCACCATCAAGTTACTTTTCGGAAGCAGTGGGTATACTCAACCTGTAATTGCAGGGATGGATACCGGCTCTAAGGTAGTGGGCTGTGCAGCCATTGCTAACGGAAAAGTGTTGTATCAGTTCGAAATTTACCTGAGAGAAAATGTTTCAAAAAAGATGGAACAACGGAAGATGTACCGGAGAACCAGAAGAGGTAGAAAAACAAGGTATAGACCTGCAAGATTTGATAACCGGGGAAATTCAAGGAGAGAAGGAAGGTTGGCTCCTTCCATCAAAAGCAAACTTGAGTCTCATTTCCGGGAAAAAAGGTTTGTGGAATCCCTGCTTCCTGTAACCGGGTGGAAGGTAGAGCTTGCTTCCTTTGATATTCACAAAATAACAAATCCAGAGGTTTCCGGGGTTGGGTATCAGGAAGGGAACCTTAAAGGTTTCTACAATGTCAAAGCTTACGTTCTGGACAGGGACGGGTACACCTGCCAGCACTGCATGGGAAAGTCAAAGGATTTCCGGCTACATTGCCATCATATCGTTTTCAGGTCACAGAAGGGGACAGATACACCGGAAAACCTGATAACACTCTGTGAAACCTGTCACAAAGCCCTGCACAATGGAGAATTCAAGCTTTCAGGGAAAAAGTCAAAAACAAAACATGCAACTGAAATCGGGATTCTCAAATCCCAAATCCGGAAATCCGGCTGGAATTTTGCAGAGACTTTCGGGTACGAAACAAAGTACAGGAGAGAGCAGGTCTTGAAGTTGTTAAAAACACATTACTTTGATGCTGTTGCTATCTGTTGCAGGGACGATCAGAAAGTAGAGGTAGAAGATTCGGTTTTAGTAAAAAGAAACGTTCCTGCAGGAGATTATCAGCAGCGGAGAGGGAAGAGATCAGAGAAGAAAATACCTACCGGAAAGCTGTTTGGGCTCAGGAAATTTGATCTTGTAAAAACGGAAAAAGGGATCGGGTTCATTCGTGGCAAACGGTCATCCGGGTATTTTTCAATCTCAGATATATTCGGAAACAAAATTTCAGATAGTGTTAATGTTAAGAAAAAATGCAGGAGACTGAGTGCGAGGAGTACAACATTAGTTCAGATGGTACAGATGACGCATTCCTCCCCCACCTGCCATTTCCGGCAAGCCGGAAATGTCGAGGAAGGGGTCTCCTGCTGA
- a CDS encoding ABC transporter ATP-binding protein — MTLTEIIKTFKTKLNPSKIMDSLERTASFYDESENGSKGSESGGSESEVDLKNNPYSSSASGSVKSSEATRITLNEKEPLIKLTDVWKLYQMGEVEFAALKGIDLEIYEGEFLVVLGPSGSGKSTLMNLLGCLDIPSKGTVLLNSRDISELAESELARIRGQMIGFIFQSFNLIPTLNTMGNVILPLEFQEEEPEKARKRGEYLLEIVGLSDKTFNLPSQLSGGQRQRVAIARSLAVNPPIILADEPTGNLDTKTGDYILDFLSKLHEKEGKTIIIVTHDLDIVKHATRVVYIRDGEIEKIEERKKNESEK; from the coding sequence ATGACACTTACTGAAATTATAAAGACATTTAAAACGAAGTTAAATCCTTCAAAAATTATGGATTCGCTCGAAAGAACAGCGAGTTTCTACGATGAATCCGAGAATGGTTCAAAGGGAAGTGAGTCAGGAGGAAGTGAGTCAGAGGTGGATCTAAAAAACAACCCTTACAGCAGTTCAGCCAGTGGTTCTGTCAAAAGCTCTGAAGCTACCAGAATCACCCTGAACGAGAAAGAACCACTTATCAAACTGACTGATGTCTGGAAACTTTACCAGATGGGGGAGGTCGAGTTCGCAGCTCTCAAAGGAATAGATCTGGAGATCTACGAAGGGGAATTCCTGGTTGTTCTGGGTCCCAGTGGAAGTGGTAAAAGCACACTTATGAACCTGCTGGGGTGCCTGGACATACCATCAAAAGGCACGGTTCTCCTGAACTCAAGGGATATCTCAGAACTTGCGGAATCCGAACTTGCCCGCATTCGGGGACAGATGATCGGCTTTATTTTCCAGAGTTTTAACCTTATTCCGACCCTGAACACTATGGGAAATGTCATCCTGCCTCTGGAATTCCAGGAAGAAGAACCTGAAAAAGCAAGGAAAAGGGGAGAATACCTGCTCGAAATCGTGGGGCTCTCGGACAAAACATTCAACCTTCCTTCTCAGCTTTCAGGCGGACAGAGGCAAAGGGTTGCTATAGCCCGCTCCCTGGCTGTGAACCCACCCATAATCCTGGCAGATGAGCCCACAGGAAACCTGGACACGAAAACTGGAGACTACATTCTGGACTTTCTGTCTAAATTACATGAAAAGGAAGGCAAGACAATTATCATTGTTACCCACGACCTGGACATTGTAAAACACGCAACAAGAGTCGTGTACATCAGAGACGGCGAAATCGAAAAAATAGAAGAACGCAAGAAAAACGAATCGGAGAAATAA
- a CDS encoding COG1361 S-layer family protein — protein sequence MNLTNQNPDSARPGEPVELTFSVQNVGNNDLKDITVTVEPEYPFTRLSGESLEKTVSYLNARQDDNDAAILKFKMLTDSNASEGTYEIKVTTASKSGSGSSSTTYTTTKTIYLEVRGKEYAQIVTINKANIDIAKEETLEFIITNTGTSPLKNMVVSWKDPKGVILPVYSDNTRYIKYLKADQSVNVAYSVMADINANPGLYPLDVNLSFEDYESNEKNIQTTAGLFVGGETDFDVAFSESAAGEISLSVANVGNNMAYSVKVSVPKQDGYRVSGSSSTIVGNLEKGDYTIASFNVASTQAAGVSGGSASGTAKASAEGGNITSTSRDSNPLKIQIEYTDAKGERITVDKEVELELTSGNMTAQGATGNNGGLSSYLLYIVLIVLAGGAFVYRKKIQEKIQARKEKQSGSKKPESRDN from the coding sequence ATGAACCTGACAAACCAGAACCCTGATTCTGCCCGTCCGGGAGAACCTGTAGAGCTTACTTTCAGCGTGCAAAATGTGGGAAATAATGATCTGAAAGACATCACTGTCACAGTTGAACCTGAATATCCCTTCACCAGGCTTTCGGGAGAATCCCTTGAAAAGACGGTTTCCTACCTGAACGCACGGCAGGATGATAACGATGCGGCTATCTTGAAGTTCAAGATGCTAACTGATTCCAATGCTTCCGAGGGCACATATGAAATAAAAGTCACAACTGCTTCAAAAAGCGGATCAGGGTCCTCATCAACTACATACACCACTACAAAAACCATATATCTTGAGGTCAGGGGAAAGGAATACGCTCAGATCGTGACCATAAACAAGGCGAACATTGACATCGCAAAGGAAGAAACACTCGAGTTTATCATAACGAATACCGGAACTTCCCCTCTGAAAAATATGGTCGTTTCCTGGAAAGACCCGAAAGGGGTAATTCTACCGGTATACTCGGATAACACCAGGTACATCAAGTATCTAAAAGCCGACCAATCCGTAAATGTTGCTTACTCAGTAATGGCAGACATAAACGCAAACCCTGGACTCTACCCTCTGGATGTGAACCTCAGCTTTGAAGACTATGAATCCAACGAGAAAAATATCCAGACCACAGCAGGACTTTTCGTAGGGGGAGAGACCGACTTTGATGTAGCCTTCTCGGAAAGCGCTGCAGGAGAGATTTCCCTTTCAGTTGCAAACGTGGGAAATAATATGGCATATTCGGTGAAAGTATCTGTTCCAAAACAGGACGGGTACAGGGTATCAGGAAGTTCGTCAACTATTGTAGGAAACCTTGAGAAAGGAGACTATACAATCGCTTCATTTAATGTTGCAAGTACACAGGCTGCAGGGGTGAGTGGAGGATCAGCATCCGGTACCGCAAAAGCGAGTGCAGAAGGAGGAAATATAACTTCTACTTCCAGGGATTCTAATCCACTAAAAATCCAGATTGAGTATACGGATGCAAAAGGAGAAAGAATAACTGTAGATAAGGAAGTAGAACTCGAGCTGACTTCCGGGAATATGACTGCCCAGGGAGCAACAGGCAACAACGGCGGTCTCAGTTCATACCTGCTTTACATTGTGTTAATAGTGCTTGCGGGAGGGGCATTCGTGTACCGCAAGAAAATACAGGAAAAAATACAGGCACGAAAAGAGAAACAATCCGGCAGCAAAAAGCCTGAAAGCCGGGATAACTGA
- a CDS encoding ABC transporter permease → MRNSTYLKMALNMLLHSKLRSWLTIIGIVIGVGSVIGIVSLGDAMQASVQSSLSDLDLTKITISPGYTQASSNMHGPPGMRESGASTDSELTKDDIAALRGLDSIQYISGEISGSEKVKYAGQTATLSITGVDPQVWKYMTTLKTQSGRLLEPADKYVAVIGSSIASETYDHDIGVNQVITINNKSVRVVGVLEEKGEGDDSRIYMPIDGALNLITDAKKDVYDTITVKARSEDLVDSLVDDIVKKLMVSRHIIQEDDRDFSVTASKSMAESVTEMLSSMTLFLGAIAAVSLLVGSVGIANTMFTSVLEKTKEIGTMKAIGAKNRDILMIFLFNSAMVGFVGGILGIMLGWIVSYGLQSMLGSDMASGGGVSPYLMIEGLALAIMIGVISGVIPAYRASKLKPVDALRYE, encoded by the coding sequence ATGAGAAACTCAACCTACCTGAAAATGGCCCTGAACATGCTTCTCCACAGCAAACTAAGAAGCTGGCTGACCATTATCGGGATAGTTATAGGAGTTGGGTCTGTAATTGGCATTGTCTCTTTAGGGGATGCTATGCAGGCAAGTGTGCAGAGCAGTTTATCTGATCTGGATCTGACAAAAATAACCATAAGTCCAGGCTATACCCAAGCCTCCTCCAACATGCATGGACCTCCTGGAATGAGGGAAAGTGGTGCATCAACAGATTCTGAATTAACGAAGGATGATATTGCGGCACTCCGAGGATTGGATAGCATACAATATATATCCGGTGAGATTTCCGGCAGTGAAAAGGTAAAATATGCAGGACAAACTGCAACTCTTTCAATCACTGGTGTGGACCCCCAGGTGTGGAAGTACATGACAACGCTGAAGACGCAATCCGGAAGATTGCTCGAACCGGCTGATAAGTATGTAGCAGTCATTGGGAGCAGCATTGCCAGTGAAACTTATGACCATGACATTGGAGTCAATCAGGTAATAACAATAAACAACAAATCCGTGCGTGTTGTGGGAGTTCTGGAAGAAAAAGGAGAGGGGGATGACTCAAGGATTTACATGCCAATCGATGGAGCATTAAATCTGATTACAGATGCAAAAAAAGATGTTTATGATACTATCACGGTAAAAGCCAGGAGTGAAGATCTGGTGGACTCACTTGTGGATGATATCGTAAAGAAGCTCATGGTCTCAAGACACATTATCCAGGAAGATGACAGGGACTTTTCCGTGACAGCCTCAAAGTCCATGGCTGAATCTGTTACCGAAATGCTGAGTTCGATGACCCTCTTCCTTGGAGCGATTGCAGCCGTGTCTCTACTGGTAGGATCTGTGGGCATTGCTAACACTATGTTTACCTCGGTCCTGGAAAAGACAAAAGAGATAGGGACTATGAAAGCCATTGGGGCGAAAAATAGGGACATCCTTATGATTTTTCTCTTTAACTCCGCAATGGTAGGCTTTGTTGGCGGTATCCTTGGAATTATGCTGGGATGGATTGTTTCATATGGCCTCCAATCTATGCTGGGAAGTGATATGGCATCAGGAGGCGGAGTAAGCCCTTACCTGATGATTGAAGGACTTGCCCTGGCAATTATGATAGGGGTGATCTCAGGAGTGATCCCTGCGTACAGGGCTTCGAAATTAAAGCCAGTAGACGCGTTGAGGTACGAATAA
- a CDS encoding nitrilase-related carbon-nitrogen hydrolase, whose product MKVACIQMDVLHCRKQENLDKALCMALKAVEKGAELIVLPEVFSTGFCYENLSHAAESLPSPTLENLACFSEANNCIILGSIIQKDSGEGRGKDRGEDVREDGGEKGFKKGEKGFSGNEIPGTNFTESKNFTESKNFTESKNFTESKNSALYYNLGFCFESGTLAGTYRKTHPFKAENGYFSKGSSIEPISLKKQSLKIGFEICYELRFPEVARKLSLAGADLLVTTAAFPNPRSEHWKTLAKARAIENQIPHIACNRTGSAPDCTYFGNSMIIDAWGEVKADAGSKECVIVYDLDLAGKADIRKAIPVFEDRRIELYSDS is encoded by the coding sequence ATGAAAGTCGCCTGTATCCAGATGGATGTGCTTCACTGCAGGAAGCAAGAAAACCTTGATAAAGCCCTTTGCATGGCTCTCAAAGCCGTTGAGAAAGGAGCCGAGCTGATTGTGCTTCCAGAGGTATTTTCCACAGGCTTTTGCTATGAAAACCTCAGTCATGCAGCAGAAAGCCTCCCGTCCCCCACTCTTGAGAACCTTGCATGCTTTTCCGAAGCAAATAACTGCATTATCCTGGGTTCTATAATTCAAAAGGATAGTGGGGAAGGTCGTGGGAAAGATCGTGGGGAAGATGTTAGGGAAGATGGTGGAGAAAAAGGTTTTAAAAAAGGAGAAAAGGGTTTTTCCGGGAACGAAATTCCGGGGACGAATTTTACGGAAAGTAAGAATTTTACGGAAAGTAAGAATTTTACGGAAAGTAAGAATTTTACGGAAAGTAAAAATTCTGCTCTCTACTACAACCTTGGTTTCTGTTTTGAGTCCGGAACCCTTGCAGGCACCTATCGGAAGACTCATCCCTTCAAAGCTGAAAACGGTTATTTCTCAAAAGGCAGTTCTATAGAGCCCATTTCCCTTAAAAAACAAAGTCTGAAAATCGGTTTTGAAATTTGCTACGAGCTTCGTTTTCCCGAGGTTGCAAGAAAACTTTCCCTTGCTGGCGCTGACCTGCTTGTGACCACAGCTGCTTTCCCTAACCCCCGGTCTGAGCACTGGAAAACCCTTGCAAAGGCAAGAGCAATCGAAAATCAGATTCCTCACATCGCCTGCAACAGGACCGGCTCTGCCCCTGACTGCACTTACTTCGGAAATTCAATGATTATTGATGCCTGGGGAGAGGTAAAAGCCGATGCTGGCAGCAAAGAGTGCGTGATTGTCTATGACCTTGACCTTGCAGGAAAAGCTGATATTCGAAAGGCTATTCCTGTTTTCGAAGACCGGAGAATTGAGCTTTATTCAGACAGTTAA